CGGTGCGCTGCACCAGTTCGGCCAGCAATTCGGCTTCGGTGATGGTTTCTTCGGCAAACACCACGTAGCTGGAGACGTTCTCCAGCAGAACCGCTCGTTTCAGCCGTTGTTGCAATTGATCGATATTGGCGCACAGATTATCCAGGACACCTGCCAGTCGTGGCACCGGCAACAAGTCGTTAAAACACTGGCCGTTGTAGCGGTTCCATGCCAGATGTTCTGACACAGCGGCGGGTTCAATTGCGGCAACCAGCGTAGCCAGTTGCTCCAGATGTCGGGCATCGAGCGGGCCAAGGCTACCCAGCCCCAACCCGACCCCATGCAAGCTGACCGGATAATCTCGGCGAATCTGCGCCAGCACTGCCAACGGCGCGCCCCCACCAAAATGGTTTTCGCTATGCACTTCCCACCAGGCAACAGCCTGAGGTTGGGCTAACACGGTCTGGATATGCGGTGAGCGCAATCCCAGTCCGGCTGCCAGCGGCAAAGTGGTGAGGGCGGGGTGATTCACAACGATCTCCGGTTGATGATTCTGGGCGCGGGTGGAGCAGTGCGGCGCATTGATCCACCCCGTGTAATTACATGGCCTTGGCTTTGGTCATGCCGCCCATTTTTTCGCAGGTGCCTGCCGGTACATACTTCCAGTCACCAGCATCTTTGTCTTTGCTGGCCTGCCCGGCACACGCATGGCCGTTACCGGCGCAATCGTTCTGGCCAGCCTTGGCCACGCCGTAACATTTTTCGTTGCCATCGGCTTTGTTGTCAGCAGCGTGGGCAGACAGGGCAATACCGCAGGTCATGACAGCAGCGAGGGCGGAAGCGATGAAGCGTTGTTTTTGATCCATGGTGTATCTCCTGAAGTTGGTTGAGGTGCTTTAAACAGGCCAGTAAGTGGGGCCTTGCAACTTTGGTCGGGGCCATTTTTGATTCATTACAGCATGATCGAAAATTTTTTTAATGACAGCGCAAACTGCTGGATAGCGGCCCTTGCTCAGGTGTGCCCGGCAGCGTACTCTCAATTGTTCCGATCGTTCGATACACAAGCCGCCGCCATGACCACCCAGATCACCTCGCGCGAAGAAGTTGTTGATACCTTGATGCAGGTATTTCGCGATCACGGTTACGACGGCACCAGTCTGTCTATCTTGTCTGAAGCCACTGGCCTGGGGCGTTCCAGTCTTTACCACTATTTTCCTAACGGTAAAGCCGATATGGGTGCGGCGGTGCTGGCGCGGGCCGGGGAGTTCGTGCGCGAGCATGTGGTGGGGCCGCTCAAAGCTGCGGGTGCGCCGCGTGAACGGGTAGAGCGCTTTGCCTTGGGGCTGGATCGTTTTTATATGGGTGGCAGCAACGCGTGTCTGACCAATGTATTTGCCATTGGCGAGGCCGCAGATTTGTTTGGCGACAAGCTGCAAGAACGCTTGCGCTTGCTGATTGCCACGTTGGCCAATGTGGCGCAAGAAGATGGTCAATCGCCTGCTGATGCCGCGCGCCACGCCGAAGATGTCGTCATCGCCTTTCAAGGAGCGCTGGTCGTGAGCCATGCGTTGCGCACCACCGATACTTTCCGCCGCATTCTCAGTGAATTGCCTGATCGCTTGCTGCGCCAGGCCGCTGATTAGTTCTTCAACAGGCAATTCATGAATCCCGATCTTTATTCGCTGAGCGTGCCCACTTTTCGGCGCTATCTAAACACATTGTCACAACTCGTCCAGGCGGCCGAACAGCATGCGTTGCAAGTGCCGCAGGCCGATCTGCTGGATGCCCGCCTGGCGCCAGACATGTTGCCGTTTGGCACGCAGGTGGAAATCGCCTGCAATTTTGTGGCTCGCACCTGCCTGCCGTTGGCTGGACACCCGCTGCCACCTTATCCGGTTATGGCGCCGGGCTATGAGGGTTTGCAGTTGCGCGTGGCCGCAGCGCAGGCATTGCTCGATACGCTGACGCCTGCCGAGTTTGATGCACAGCGAGTCATTTGCGACCAGGCCGGTACCGCACAAGTGCAACTGCCGGCCGCCGCATTTTTGCAGGAATATGCGCTGCCAAATTTCATGTTCCACCTGGTAACCGCATATCTGATCTTGCGTAGCAGGGGAGTGCCGTTGGGCAAGTCGCAGTTTGACGGCTTTCATGCCTATCCGGGTGCTTGAACGGTGTCTCTGCGTATCGATTGAACGGGCAGAACATTGCTCTGCCTGTGGCGCACACCGGCATCTGTTGAGCTAAATACCCATTTGTTTTTTCTTGATTGTACCGAACGTTCGGTATATAACTTGGCACATGGAATCACTTCCGATTCCAGTCCTATCCAGCAGGGAGCCCAGGTTATGTCTACGCAGCCACAACAACCCATTCGCTTTTATCGCCATCCTTTGTCTGGCCACTGCCACCGTGTGCAACTGCTGTTGTCCATGCTGCAATTGCCGTATGAAGTAATTGAGGTCGATCTGGCGCATGGCGAGCATAAAAGCCCGGCGTTCCTGAAGTTGAATCCGTTCGGTTTGCTGCCGGTAATCGATGATGGCGGCACGGTGGTGGCGGATTCTGCCGCCATTCTGGTTTATCTGAACCAACGCTATGGCTCGACCCGATATTTGCCTGAATCTCCGGCAGGGCAGGCTGCGGTACAACGTTGGCTGGCCATTGCTGCCGGACCGTTGACTGCCGGACCTGCCACAGCGCGCATCGCTAACGTGTTTGGCAAACCGCTGGATAAACAGCAGGCGATCCTGTCAGCGCACGAATTATTCAAGGTGATTGAAGGCTGGCTGACCGAGCGCGACTTCCTTGCCGCCGACCACGAAACGCTGGCCGATATCGCGCTGTACGCCTATGTGGCACATGCGCCGGAAGGGGATATATCGCTGGAGCCATATCCACATATCCGCGCCTGGCTAAATCGCATTGAGGCATTACCAGGCTTTGTGCCCATGCAACGCACAGCAGTTGGCCTGGCGGCCTGAAACGGCAGATGTCTAGAGATCGCAGACTAGGGGTATGAGCATGGCTGAGCTTGATCCAGGTTGGCAGCACGATGAATCACCTTTTCACAGCGTGTCGCGGCAGATTCAGGCGCGCTTGGGGATGGGCGACAAAATGGCGCAGATTGGCCAGCGCACCATTCGTGGTTTTTTGCCGCAGCAGCATCGAGACTTCTACCCTCAGTTGCCGTTCTTGCTGGTGGGGAGTGTGGATGGGGCAGGCCAGCCATGGGCTTCTATCGTGTGCGGGCAACCTGGCTTTCTGACTACGCCTACCTCAGAACAGTTATCGATCAGTGCCCGGCCATTGGCAGGTGATTTACTGATGGAAAACCTCCATCTGAATGCACCGTTGGGTGTGCTGGGGATTGAGTTGCCAACACGGCGGCGTAATCGCTTGAATGGCAAGGTGTCGGTACTGGACGAACATGGTTTTGCCATTGCCGTGGATCAGGCTTTTGGCAATTGTCCCAAGTACATTCAAAGCCGGGAACCGACATTCATCGCACCAGCAGACCTGCATCCTGGCTTGCCTGTTCTGGCCGATCAGCTGGATGCAAAGAGCCGCGCCATCATTACCAGTGCCGATACGCTATTCATTGCCACCAGTTGCCTCATCGCCCCGGAAAGTGAACGACGGTGGCAGGGCGTGGATATCTCGCATCGTGGCGGGAAACCAGGCTTTGTGGCGATCAATGACGATGGCTCGCTGACCTTGCCCGATTACCTGGGTAATTTTCATTTCCGCACGCTCGGCAATATCCAGCTGGAGCCGCGCGCGGGTTTATTGTTTGTGGATTTTGAAACCGGCGATATCTTGCAGGTGGCGGTACGCGGATCGATTATCTGGGATGGTCCGCGCCTGGATTCGTTTGCCGGAGCCCAACGACTGGTGGATTTGCAGGTGACGCAGACGCGGCTTTTGCCCGGCGCATTGCCGCTGCGATTTACCCCGCCGCAATATTCGCCCGTGCTACCGGTCTGAAACGGTTCAAAGGTGGGCCGTTTTTAGGTACAGTCCACGCTCTCGTTTCACGCTGCAGCAGGTAGCCCCATGTCCACGCCTCCCAATACCATTCGTAATCTGGTCGTCCATAAACTCGTCAAAGACGCGAATGGCCCGGCCAGCGTGGCCTTGCGCCAGTCCGAGCAAGCCATTACCCCCGCCGCGCAGCGGTTGGTGGACCATCTGTGTCAGCAATATGTGGCGCGGCTGGGCAAAGGTTTTGGCAAGTTTGAAGAAGATGAAGTGAGCTTTCCGGTGCCGCGCCTGGTGCGCCAGCATGTGCAGGAACAAGCCATCGACTTCATCACACTGACCGGCCAGATGATGCAGCACCTGCAACTGCGCGCCGAGCAAGAAGCGCTGGCCACGGGTGGCTACGTGTTGTTTGCGCGCGCGCAGGGTGAAGAGAATGACTTTCTGCTGGTGGCTTTGGTGACTGAAGTGGTCGGCACCGCCATCAACGACGGCATGGAAATTCTGGATTCCGTCCATCTGGATATGAACAATCTGCGCGTGGCGGGCAAGGTGGATCTGACTGCGTGGCAAAAAGGCGAAGATCGCTATCTGAGCTTTTTGAAAGGGCGGGGCGATGTGGCCGCGTACTTCAAACTGTTCCTCGGTTGTAACGACGTGGTGACCGCACTCAAAGAAACCCAGAAGCTGGTGCAAGGGCTGGAAAACTTTGTGGCCAAGACGCAACTGGGCCACGAAGCACGCGATGTGCTGTTTGAACGCGCACACGGCTACCTGGATGAACTGGGTGACGACAGCCGCCCGGTGAGTCTGGACGAAGTCGCCGCCCGCGTTTGGCCAGACGCCCCAGCGCAAATGCGCGAAGCGCTGGCGGATGAAAGCCTGGATCTGAATGGCGGCTTTGTGCCGGATCGTCGCGCCATCAAGCCGCTGATGCGTTTCAAAACTACTGCGCCGGGCTGGAAGCTGGAATTTGATCGCGGCGCCATCCGCACGGGCGACGTGATCTACAACAAGAGCAATGACACTATCGTGCTCTACAACGTGCCAGAACAACTGCGTCGCGATTTGCTGGGTGATAACGAATAATCACCGGTTTTGCCAGATGATAAAGAAAAAGCCCGCACGAATTGCGGGCTTTTTTCTTGGCTAACGGCTGGCTTATTGCAGCAACGAGCGCAACATCCAGGCGGTTTTCTCATGCAACTGCAGGCGCTGAGTCAACAGATCATCCGTAGCCTGATCGTTCACCGCGCCCACGGTATCAATCAAACCGCGCGCAGTGCGCACCACCGTTTCCTGGTCCTTGAGCAAAATGCGGATCATCTCTGTGGCTTCCGGTGTGCCTTCCGTTGGCGTAATGCTGGTCAGCTTGGCAAAGGCCGCGTAGGTGCCAGGAGCCGGAAAACCCAGCGCGCGAATACGTTCGGCGATCAAATCCACCGCCAACGCCAATTCGGTGTACTGGCCCTCGAACATCAAATGCAGCGTGTTGAACATCGGCCCGGTGACGTTCCAGTGAAAATTGTGCGTTTGCAGATACAGCGTGTAGGTGTCCGCCAGCAACCGGGACAAACCTTCAGCAATCGTCTTGCGGTCTTTCTCGGGAATACCCAGATGAATGTCCATTTTGATCTCCTGTTGATGCGGTTGAATGGCTGAACCGGGAGGAAGCCGGCTCGATATGTGTTTATTATTGGCTTGGTGCGCGCATTGGGGAAATGAAAAATTCCCGACCAAGCCAATAGAACTGGGCTATTGCAAGCCAGTTTGCACAGTCACGGGAACACTTACGAAAAAAATGCTTGCAGCATTGGGGGAAGCTGGTTAAGAATACGTAGAACGATTGTTCTATATGAGGACTGAGCCATGCAAACCCGTACCCGTTTTCGTATGACCGACTCTGCCACCATCCACAAACAAGTGCTGCGTGTGCCAGCCGCCATTATTGAACATCTGGTCCAACAAGCAAGGGAAGATGCGGCTTTCGGCATCCGCTGGCTGCATTATGCTGACTTGGCCGCCATGGATTCATCGCTTCACGCCGATGGTGAGCGCCTCTTGGGCATGTTTGTGCGCATGGACGACGATGGCATGGTGGTCGACATCGGTATGCGCAAACGCCTGCACTAAGCGCCGCGCATATTGCTCATTATTAGCGATATCGTCTGACGTCAGTGTTTATGCGTCCGCGTTGGCTGGCGTGGCAATCAGGCCGTCCCAGGCGCCCATAGCGGCTTCGGCGATAGCTTGTAACAATGCACGGCTGGCGCCGTCGCGGGCCTGAATCGACATGCCGTTGCGCACGCTGCCATAAAACGCGGCCATTTTTTCGACGTCGGCACAGGCCGGAATATCACCCTCGGCGACTGCCCGCGCCAGGCGTTGCTGCAAGATATCCAGCGAGTGTTTGCGCCGCTCGCTCATGTATTGCCAGACGCTGGCATTCTCCGGCGTACAGTTTGTCGCCGCCAGCAACACCATGCAGCCTGCCGGTTTGTCTGGATCAGAAAAACACGTGGCGCTGGTCTGTAGCATGTTGGATATCGCCGTGCGCACGTGTGGCGAGCTTTCCAGCGCGGCCTGGATTTCCGCCCCTTCCTGCAAGTCGTACTGATCCACCGCTTCTTTGAACAGTGCCTCTTTCGAGCCGAAGGTGGCGTACAGGCTGGGCGAGTTGATGCCCATGGCCTCGGTCAGGTGCGCCAGCGACGACCCTTCGTAGCCATTGCGCCAGAACACGTCCATTGCCTTGGTTAATGCCTGTTCACGATCAAAACAACGCGGTCGGCCTCTTTCTGCCATTTCCATTCATCCTGAATTTGTATCGATCAATACAAAAATTGATTGACAGGGGCATTTGTAATCTTCAATCATATTTGTGTCGATCACTACAAAAATATGACGCCGATGGTACCGGCTTTCAATCCTGCTGGTAAAACCACCAGACCATCGGCTTGATGCCCATTTCCAGGAGAACTACATGGATCAGACCGCACAACATCCCCACGGCAAATGGCTGGTACTTGCCGCCGTTTGCTTGGCGGGAATGATGATGCCGCTGGCGTTTACCGCCCCCGGCATCGCCATTCCCGCCATCAGTCACGACCTGGGTGGCAGCGCGCTGGCGCTGGCCTGGGTGGTGAATGGTTTTATTCTGGCCTTCGGCAGCGCGGTGATGGCTGCCGGAGCACTGGCAGACCGTTTTGGTCGCAAACGCATGTTCACCATTGGCGTGATCGCCTTTGGTTTGATCTCGTTGGCGCAGGTGTTTGTGCCTGATCTGCTCACGCTCAATATTTTGCGAGCGCTGCAGGGCATGGCGGCAGCGATGGCGATGGCGGGTGGTTCGGCCTCGCTGGCCCACGAGTTCGATGGCACGGCGCGCACGCATGCCTATTCGCTGCTGGGCACCAGCTTTGGTACCGGGTTGGCCATCGGGCCGTTGTGGTCCGGTTTTGTGATCGAGCATTTTGGCTGGCGTTCGATCTTTCTGACTTGCGTGGTGCTTAGCGTAATGGTGCTGATCTTTGGTGTGCCGCGCATGCGTGAATCGCGTGACCCGCAAGCCAAGGGCGTGGATATTTGGGGCACCATCACTTTCACCGCCACCTTGTTGTTGCTGACGCTAGGCATTTTGCAGGGGCCGCAAAGTGGCTGGGCTAGCTTGCCCACACTGGCGATGCTGGTTGGGTCTGCCATCGCTTTGGCAATCTTCATCCAGGTCGAACGTACTCATCCGCGCTCGATGCTTGATTTGCAGTTGTTCCGCAACTGGCGCTTTATTGGCGCGCAGGCATTGCCATCGGGCACCGCATTCAGCTTTGTGGTGCCACTGGTGATTCTGCCAATCCGCTTTATCGGTATCGAAGGCTACGACCCGGTCCATGCCGGGATGATGATGGTGCCGCTGTCTTTGCCCATGCTCATCGTGCCGCTGCTGGCGGCGTTGTCTACCCGGTGGATCGCTGCCAGTACCTTGTGCCTGATCGGCTTTGTGATCTCCTCCGTGGGGCTGTTGTGGCTGGGCACCGTGCCACCTGGCGCAGCGCAAACGGACTTCGTCTGGCCGATGTTGCTGATTGGCGTGGGCGCCAGCTTGCCTTGGGGTCTAATGGATGACCTGGCCATCAGCGTTGTCGCCAAAGAACGTGCAGGGATGGCGGCGGGTTTCTTTGCCACCGTGCGGCTGGCAAGTGAATCGCTGGCACTGGCGATCGTGGCTGCAGTGCTG
This genomic interval from Silvimonas soli contains the following:
- a CDS encoding nucleoid-associated protein, producing the protein MSTPPNTIRNLVVHKLVKDANGPASVALRQSEQAITPAAQRLVDHLCQQYVARLGKGFGKFEEDEVSFPVPRLVRQHVQEQAIDFITLTGQMMQHLQLRAEQEALATGGYVLFARAQGEENDFLLVALVTEVVGTAINDGMEILDSVHLDMNNLRVAGKVDLTAWQKGEDRYLSFLKGRGDVAAYFKLFLGCNDVVTALKETQKLVQGLENFVAKTQLGHEARDVLFERAHGYLDELGDDSRPVSLDEVAARVWPDAPAQMREALADESLDLNGGFVPDRRAIKPLMRFKTTAPGWKLEFDRGAIRTGDVIYNKSNDTIVLYNVPEQLRRDLLGDNE
- a CDS encoding pyridoxamine 5'-phosphate oxidase family protein, with protein sequence MAELDPGWQHDESPFHSVSRQIQARLGMGDKMAQIGQRTIRGFLPQQHRDFYPQLPFLLVGSVDGAGQPWASIVCGQPGFLTTPTSEQLSISARPLAGDLLMENLHLNAPLGVLGIELPTRRRNRLNGKVSVLDEHGFAIAVDQAFGNCPKYIQSREPTFIAPADLHPGLPVLADQLDAKSRAIITSADTLFIATSCLIAPESERRWQGVDISHRGGKPGFVAINDDGSLTLPDYLGNFHFRTLGNIQLEPRAGLLFVDFETGDILQVAVRGSIIWDGPRLDSFAGAQRLVDLQVTQTRLLPGALPLRFTPPQYSPVLPV
- a CDS encoding TetR/AcrR family transcriptional regulator: MTTQITSREEVVDTLMQVFRDHGYDGTSLSILSEATGLGRSSLYHYFPNGKADMGAAVLARAGEFVREHVVGPLKAAGAPRERVERFALGLDRFYMGGSNACLTNVFAIGEAADLFGDKLQERLRLLIATLANVAQEDGQSPADAARHAEDVVIAFQGALVVSHALRTTDTFRRILSELPDRLLRQAAD
- a CDS encoding DUF692 domain-containing protein, with the translated sequence MNHPALTTLPLAAGLGLRSPHIQTVLAQPQAVAWWEVHSENHFGGGAPLAVLAQIRRDYPVSLHGVGLGLGSLGPLDARHLEQLATLVAAIEPAAVSEHLAWNRYNGQCFNDLLPVPRLAGVLDNLCANIDQLQQRLKRAVLLENVSSYVVFAEETITEAELLAELVQRTGCGILLDINNMVVNALNHGIDPLAEIARLPTHAIGEIHIAGHEMFDGVVIDTHGASVSDQVWQLLAQTLAQIGPRPVLLERDTHIPPLTELLLEYATASQHLARASQPAEVTA
- a CDS encoding TetR/AcrR family transcriptional regulator, with the protein product MAERGRPRCFDREQALTKAMDVFWRNGYEGSSLAHLTEAMGINSPSLYATFGSKEALFKEAVDQYDLQEGAEIQAALESSPHVRTAISNMLQTSATCFSDPDKPAGCMVLLAATNCTPENASVWQYMSERRKHSLDILQQRLARAVAEGDIPACADVEKMAAFYGSVRNGMSIQARDGASRALLQAIAEAAMGAWDGLIATPANADA
- a CDS encoding DUF1993 domain-containing protein, with amino-acid sequence MNPDLYSLSVPTFRRYLNTLSQLVQAAEQHALQVPQADLLDARLAPDMLPFGTQVEIACNFVARTCLPLAGHPLPPYPVMAPGYEGLQLRVAAAQALLDTLTPAEFDAQRVICDQAGTAQVQLPAAAFLQEYALPNFMFHLVTAYLILRSRGVPLGKSQFDGFHAYPGA
- a CDS encoding glutathione S-transferase family protein, with translation MSTQPQQPIRFYRHPLSGHCHRVQLLLSMLQLPYEVIEVDLAHGEHKSPAFLKLNPFGLLPVIDDGGTVVADSAAILVYLNQRYGSTRYLPESPAGQAAVQRWLAIAAGPLTAGPATARIANVFGKPLDKQQAILSAHELFKVIEGWLTERDFLAADHETLADIALYAYVAHAPEGDISLEPYPHIRAWLNRIEALPGFVPMQRTAVGLAA
- a CDS encoding MFS transporter translates to MDQTAQHPHGKWLVLAAVCLAGMMMPLAFTAPGIAIPAISHDLGGSALALAWVVNGFILAFGSAVMAAGALADRFGRKRMFTIGVIAFGLISLAQVFVPDLLTLNILRALQGMAAAMAMAGGSASLAHEFDGTARTHAYSLLGTSFGTGLAIGPLWSGFVIEHFGWRSIFLTCVVLSVMVLIFGVPRMRESRDPQAKGVDIWGTITFTATLLLLTLGILQGPQSGWASLPTLAMLVGSAIALAIFIQVERTHPRSMLDLQLFRNWRFIGAQALPSGTAFSFVVPLVILPIRFIGIEGYDPVHAGMMMVPLSLPMLIVPLLAALSTRWIAASTLCLIGFVISSVGLLWLGTVPPGAAQTDFVWPMLLIGVGASLPWGLMDDLAISVVAKERAGMAAGFFATVRLASESLALAIVAAVLAGLLQVIMLRELGSNVPAVALGNALAAGDLAQAHGLLPQTSHATWLHVYGSAFQTMTFLLAGLTLATGLLAFFTLRRAPARQAEPVLVPVTIAAQSGSCPQ
- a CDS encoding DUF2282 domain-containing protein — translated: MDQKQRFIASALAAVMTCGIALSAHAADNKADGNEKCYGVAKAGQNDCAGNGHACAGQASKDKDAGDWKYVPAGTCEKMGGMTKAKAM
- a CDS encoding Dps family protein; the encoded protein is MDIHLGIPEKDRKTIAEGLSRLLADTYTLYLQTHNFHWNVTGPMFNTLHLMFEGQYTELALAVDLIAERIRALGFPAPGTYAAFAKLTSITPTEGTPEATEMIRILLKDQETVVRTARGLIDTVGAVNDQATDDLLTQRLQLHEKTAWMLRSLLQ